The following coding sequences lie in one Populus nigra chromosome 15, ddPopNigr1.1, whole genome shotgun sequence genomic window:
- the LOC133674512 gene encoding mannosyltransferase APTG1, with protein MNQRRNASSKSQPTKPLITKNPDISKQKGYKSQKSNFFSSEKNIFTLCLAFRIANSLLIQTYFNPDEHWQALEVAHRIVFGYGHLTWEWRKGIRSYFHPLVFAVLYKVLALFGLDTPWFMAHAPRLLQALFSAVGDLYFYKLSNAIFGNFVAKWALFSQLANWFMFFCFNRTLSNSLETVLTLVGLYYWPCMRASPSKVPLVLRKWGLAIAALACAIRPTSAITWVYVGLLELAVTRDRLKFLVLEVVPIGALVLALSCLLDRLMYGSWVIVPLNFLKFNFLSSGGDYYGTHKWHWYFSQGFTVMLFTFLPFSVAGSIKSKCWKLSGLIAWVLIVYSIQGHKEFRFVLPMLPIALMFSGYSLAVMAKSDSDSRRKGSPNSRMKRPSKVGFAIFVLLATNIPMALYMSLVHQRGTEDVMIYLSKEAQNEKVKGILFLMPCHATPYYSTLHYDLPMRNLDCSPSEEKGIPDESDHFMMDPVSFVSTLMTNGSLPSHVVLFDSEEKLLRDFLISHSFTEIRRFFHAHFKVDRDLQASVVVYALAN; from the exons ATGAATCAGAGGCGAAATGCATCATCTAAATCACAACCCACTAAACCCTTAATAACCAAAAACCCTGATATCTCCAAACAAAAAGGATACAAATCCCAGAAGTCCAATTTCTTTTCGTCTGAAAAGAATATCTTTACACTCTGTTTGGCATTCCGAATTGCCAATTCGCTGTTGATTCAAACTTATTTCAATCCAGATGAGCACTGGCAAGCCCTTGAAGTTGCCCATCGAATTGTATTTGG GTATGGTCATCTGACATGGGAATGGAGGAAGGGGATTCGTAGCTATTTCCATCCGTTGGTGTTTGCTGTGCTGTACAAAGTTCTTGCACTGTTTGGTCTTGATACTCCATGGTTCATG GCACACGCACCACGGTTGCTGCAAGCCCTGTTTTCTGCAGTTGGTGATTTATATTTCTACAAACTTTCAAATGCTATCTTTGGCAATTTTGTGGCAAAATGGGCa CTTTTTTCTCAATTGGCAAACTGGTTCATGTTTTTCTGCTTCAACCGTACATTGTCAAATAGTTTGGAAACAGTTCTTACACTGGTCGGATTATACTACTGGCCCTGTATGAGAGCTTCTCCGAGCAAAGTTCCCCTGGTTTTAAGGAAGTGGGGTTTGGCTATAGCAGCATTAGCTTGTGCAATCCGGCCAACAAGTGCTATTACATGGGTCTATGTTGGCCTTCTTGAGCTGGCTGTAACACGTGATAGATTAAAATTCCTTGTTCTGGAGGTGGTCCCCATTGG GGCTTTGGTGCTTGCGCTTTCATGTTTATTGGATCGTTTGATGTATGGCTCATGGGTCATTGTACCTCTTAATTTTCTCAagttcaattttctttcatctGGCGGAGATTATTACGGAACTCACAAGTGGCACTGGTACTTCTCTCAGGGATTTACAGTCATGCTCTTCACATTCTTACCATTTTCAGTTGCTGGCAGCATAAAGTCTAAATGCTGGAAGCTCTCTGGACTCATTGCATGGGTTTTAATTGTTTACAGTATTCAGGGGCATAAAGAATTCAG GTTTGTCTTGCCTATGCTCCCGATAGCTTTGATGTTCTCTGGATATTCGTTAGCTGTTATGGCAAAATCTGATTCTGATAGTAGAAGAAAAGGTTCTCCTAACAGTCGCATGAAAAGGCCCTCAAAAGTGGGATTTGCCATCTTTGTCTTGCTTGCCACTAACATTCCGATGGCCTTGTACATGAGCTTGGTTCATCAG AGAGGAACTGAGGATGTCATGATTTATCTATCCAAAGAAGCGCAAAATGAGAAAGTAAAGGGTATCCTGTTTCTAATGCCCTGCCATGCCACTCCTTACTACTCCACACTGCATTATGATCTGCCAATGCGTAATCTGGATTGTTCTCCAAG TGAAGAGAAAGGAATCCCAGATGAATCAGACCACTTCATGATGGATCCTGTTAGTTTTGTATCCACACTGATGACAAACGGGTCTTTGCCTAGTCATGTTGTATTATTTGATTCTGAGGAGAAGTTGTTAAGAGATTTTCTGATTTCACATTCTTTCACAGAG ATAAGAAGGTTTTTCCATGCCCACTTCAAGGTGGACCGTGATCTTCAAGCATCAGTGGTTGTATATGCTTTGGCTAACTAG
- the LOC133674513 gene encoding VAN3-binding protein isoform X2: MDSIMKPSPSEAHPETMDFLSSTWCNFAVQALQPDLQNQPIILLDNPIKKLDCDVMKPPFSMDKSVKMDDAFKSLPPWKSNDMKSWIWMQQAMHPELNYNSCFRKKWFPWKNILPFKTISIKKWLKEIKLKRKEEERLQKAEVHAAISVAGVAAALAAIAAENSKKDESSTAKEAAIASAAALVAAKCAQVAEAMGAKREQLSSAIGSAMSGTNASDIVTLTAAATTSLKGAATLKARTGCKNRLNAPVLPLEDNNDIDFDFEKCRSVLANGTELHVETPDGNFRVRSVSIILSNKAKVILKLRKLNILKGKKESIVLDLHAELYKDSEADRETGHTCYLIVLTTNMGIIKLDMGDDYHRYKTWATTINHMLMLSTSYANYGLQFYEH; the protein is encoded by the exons ATGGATTCAATTATGAAGCCATCTCCCTCTGAGGCACATCCTGAGACAATGGATTTTCTTTCGAGCACTTGGTGCAACTTTGCTGTTCAAGCTCTCCAACCAGACTTGCAAAACCAGCCGATTATTCTCCTAGATAATCCAATCAAGAAACTCGATTGCGACGTCATGAAACCTCCTTTCTCG ATGGACAAGAGTGTCAAAATGGATGATGCCTTCAAGTCTCTGCCACCATGGAAATCCAATGATATGAAG TCATGGATATGGATGCAACAAGCAATGCATCCTGAACTGAACTACAACAGTTGTTTCCGCAAGAAATGG TTCCCATGGAAAAATATACTGCCCTTTAAGACCATTTCAATAAAGAAATGGTTGAAAGAGATAAAGCTGAAgcgaaaagaagaagagaggctACAAAAAGCTGAAGTACATGCAGCTATATCAGTAGCAGGAGTGGCTGCTGCCTTAGCTGCAATTGCTGCTGAGAACTCTAAGAAAGATGAATCCAGCACTGCCAAGGAGGCTGCCATAGCCTCTGCTGCTGCTTTGGTTGCAGCTAAATGCGCACAAGTCGCAGAAGCAATGGGGGCAAAGAGAGAGCAGCTTAGCAGTGCCATAGGTTCAGCCATGAGTGGCACAAATGCAAGTGACATAGTAACACTCACAGCTGCTGCAACAACTT CATTGAAAGGAGCTGCTACCCTTAAAGCAAGAACAGGATGCAAGAACAGACTAAATGCACCAGTTCTCCCTTTAGAGGATAACAATGACATTGATTTTGACTTTGAGAAGTGTAGATCAGTACTTGCCAATGGAACGGAGCTCCATGTTGAAACACCTGATG GAAATTTCAGGGTGAGATCTGTGTCTATCATTCTTAGCAACAAAGCCAAG GTTATTCTTAAGTTGAGGAAGCTCAATATCCTGAAAGGCAAGAAGGAAA GTATTGTACTGGACTTGCATGCTGAGTTGTACAAAGATTCAGAAGCTGATCGAGAGACTGGTCATACATGTTATCTTATCGTGTTAACAACCAATATGGGGATAATCAAGCTAGATATGGGGGATGATTATCATCGTTACAAGACATGGGCCACAACCATTAATCACATGCTCATGCTCTCTACTTCTTATGCAAACTATGGGCTTCAATTCTATGAACACTGA
- the LOC133674332 gene encoding cation/H(+) antiporter 4-like isoform X1 gives MDPLKLSNVIVNSTGEFHESVSCFTLPPKVNSPGLEEYLVNSKFEPLSYTLPNLEVLMAVVFGITQVLNFAFRRIGLPSLISQILAGLIFNPAVLPHSVSNVLFSRASVENLVTVATLGYQLFMFQSGVKMDMEMLRNVEGKVLLLGVSCVLLPLLLGLATLIVMTKQEYLMNFFIATVYSMSSFPVIVSLLHELKLLNSQLGRLGLSTALVSDLVGLLLLIVSSLLRAADHELNETRDGVIGMLVFILTVALILRPVLNLLARKMCDSLKELYVYFIISLFLGSVLLSHINGLAVFYGPFIVGLAVPSGPPLGSSVLEKFEAITGYILAIFVTSCGMRVDFANTKFDEIKLSIAAVALTVITSAKFLVCYVSHSFFWESPTKNGAAFALIMCAKGVVELALYSFLDDAQAIMDDAFIFMVGTVIVFGSVVPILVRRLYNPEKRYEGCLKRNLIESRQNSELQIISCIHAPGDVNAVINFLDASCGGDSPIAVTVLHHIKLVGQSTPLFISHRKGRVIVCDYLHSMNVIRLFNEFEQNSRGSLSVNAVTAVSLLKFMYDDIFSLAVEKLASLIILPFHIRWWKQDGSIQSEDHSLRELNNRVLEKAPCSVGILVDRCSNRRLVYKEDAPAVINVAMIFLGGDDDREALTFAIRMAQDTRVKLCVAHLLPANLNELEAKQDNVALKGVKEKDHITFGEEVVDGAATTVSLIRSMVPEYELIIVGRRDNLDGITPQTSGLRQWCEYPELGLIGDLIISEDNEAHCSLFVVQQAREQVEEQQQQMP, from the exons ATGGATCCCTTAAAACTGTCAAATGTAATCGTCAATTCAACTGGAGAATTTCATGAATCGGTCAGTTGTTTCACCCTACCTCCAAAGGTAAATTCACCTGGATTGGAAGAGTACTTGGTCAACAGCAAATTTGAACCATTGAGTTATACATTGCCAAATCTGGAGGTGCTCATGGCGGTGGTATTTGGTATCACCCAGGTCTTGAATTTTGCGTTCAGAAGAATAGGACTGCCATCGCTAATCTCACAGATTCTT GCAGGCCTGATTTTCAATCCAGCAGTGCTTCCTCATAGTGTTTCAAATGTTCTATTTTCAAGGGCAAGTGTAGAAAATCTTGTTACAGTAGCAACACTGGGCTACCAGTTGTTTATGTTTCAAAGTGGAGTAAAAATGGATATGGAGATGTTAAGAAATGTAGAAGGAAAGGTCTTACTTCTTGGTGTTTCTTGTGTATTATTACCACTTCTACTCGGTCTAGCAACCTTAATAGTTATGACCAAGCAAGAgtatttaatgaatttcttTATTGCAACAGTGTATTCGATGTCTTCATTTCCTGTGATAGTTAGCCTTCTCCATGAGCTGAAACTTCTAAACTCACAACTCGGCCGGTTAGGACTGTCAACAGCGCTAGTTAGTGACCTTGTTGGCCTTCTGCTTCTTATTGTTTCATCTTTGCTGAGAGCAGCAGACCACGAGCTCAATGAAACCAGAGATGGTGTAATAGGGATGCTTGTTTTCATCCTTACTGTTGCATTGATTCTTAGACCAGTATTGAATCTTCTAGCAAGAAAGATGTGTGATAGCCTGAAGGAATTGTACGTTTACTTCATCATTTCACTGTTCCTGGGTTCTGTGTTGCTTTCACATATTAATGGATTGGCTGTTTTTTATGGGCCCTTTATTGTTGGTCTAGCTGTGCCATCTGGACCGCCACTGGGATCTTCTGTTTTGGAGAAGTTCGAAGCAATTACAGGTTACATCCTTGCAATTTTTGTCACATCATGTGGCATGAGGGTGGATTTTGCAAACACAAAATTTGACGAGATCAAGTTATCAATCGCTGCAGTTGCTCTTACTGTGATTACCTCGGCCAAATTCTTGGTGTGTTATGTTTCACATTCATTCTTTTGGGAATCGCCAACAAAAAATGGTGCTGCCTTTGCCCTCATAATGTGTGCGAAAGGCGTCGTTGAGTTGGCCTTGTACAGTTTCTTGGATGATGCTCAG GCAATAATGGATGATGCTTTCATTTTCATGGTTGGTACAGTCATCGTCTTTGGCAGCGTTGTACCAATTCTTGTGAGAAGGCTATACAATCCTGAAAAGAGATATGAAGGATGCCTGAAAAGGAATCTCATAGAGTCCAGGCAAAATTCAGAGCTGCAAATTATTTCTTGTATCCATGCACCAGGAGATGTGAATGCGGTAATAAATTTTCTTGATGCCTCCTGTGGTGGAGATAGCCCTATTGCGGTTACAGTGCTTCACCACATCAAGCTTGTCGGGCAATCTACTCCACTCTTCATTTCCCACCGAAAGGGGAGGGTAATAGTCTGTGATTATTTACATTCAATGAACGTCATTCGTTTGTTCAACGAATTCGAGCAAAACAGTCGTGGATCGTTATCGGTGAACGCAGTCACAGCAGTCTCTCTGCTGAAATTCATGTATGATGATATTTTCTCACTGGCAGTGGAGAAGCTCGCATCTCTTATAATACTTCCATTTCACATTAGATGGTGGAAACAAGATGGTTCAATTCAATCAGAGGACCACAGCCTAAGGGAATTGAATAACAGGGTCCTTGAAAAGGCACCTTGCTCTGTAGGGATACTAGTTGATAGATGTAGTAACCGGCGGCTAGTCTACAAAGAAGATGCGCCAGCAGTAATCAACGTTGCTATGATCTTCTTGGGAGGTGATGATGATAGAGAAGCCTTAACTTTTGCTATTCGCATGGCACAAGACACCAGGGTTAAATTGTGTGTGGCACATCTCCTTCCAGCAAACTTGAACGAACTGGAAGCAAAACAAGATAATGTGGCTTTGAAGGGAGTGAAGGAAAAGGATCATATTACGTTTGGAGAAGAAGTGGTAGATGGAGCAGCAACAACTGTTTCACTTATTAGATCCATGGTGCCTGAATACGAGCTTATAATTGTGGGTCGAAGAGACAACTTGGATGGCATTACCCCACAGACAAGTGGTCTAAGACAATGGTGTGAGTATCCGGAGCTGGGGCTAATAGGAGACCTCATCATATCGGAAGACAACGAGGCACACTGTTCCTTATTTGTTGTTCAGCAGGCACGAGAACAAGTAGAAGAACAGCAACAACAAATGCCTTAA
- the LOC133674513 gene encoding VAN3-binding protein isoform X1, with protein sequence MDSIMKPSPSEAHPETMDFLSSTWCNFAVQALQPDLQNQPIILLDNPIKKLDCDVMKPPFSKMDKSVKMDDAFKSLPPWKSNDMKSWIWMQQAMHPELNYNSCFRKKWFPWKNILPFKTISIKKWLKEIKLKRKEEERLQKAEVHAAISVAGVAAALAAIAAENSKKDESSTAKEAAIASAAALVAAKCAQVAEAMGAKREQLSSAIGSAMSGTNASDIVTLTAAATTSLKGAATLKARTGCKNRLNAPVLPLEDNNDIDFDFEKCRSVLANGTELHVETPDGNFRVRSVSIILSNKAKVILKLRKLNILKGKKESIVLDLHAELYKDSEADRETGHTCYLIVLTTNMGIIKLDMGDDYHRYKTWATTINHMLMLSTSYANYGLQFYEH encoded by the exons ATGGATTCAATTATGAAGCCATCTCCCTCTGAGGCACATCCTGAGACAATGGATTTTCTTTCGAGCACTTGGTGCAACTTTGCTGTTCAAGCTCTCCAACCAGACTTGCAAAACCAGCCGATTATTCTCCTAGATAATCCAATCAAGAAACTCGATTGCGACGTCATGAAACCTCCTTTCTCG AAGATGGACAAGAGTGTCAAAATGGATGATGCCTTCAAGTCTCTGCCACCATGGAAATCCAATGATATGAAG TCATGGATATGGATGCAACAAGCAATGCATCCTGAACTGAACTACAACAGTTGTTTCCGCAAGAAATGG TTCCCATGGAAAAATATACTGCCCTTTAAGACCATTTCAATAAAGAAATGGTTGAAAGAGATAAAGCTGAAgcgaaaagaagaagagaggctACAAAAAGCTGAAGTACATGCAGCTATATCAGTAGCAGGAGTGGCTGCTGCCTTAGCTGCAATTGCTGCTGAGAACTCTAAGAAAGATGAATCCAGCACTGCCAAGGAGGCTGCCATAGCCTCTGCTGCTGCTTTGGTTGCAGCTAAATGCGCACAAGTCGCAGAAGCAATGGGGGCAAAGAGAGAGCAGCTTAGCAGTGCCATAGGTTCAGCCATGAGTGGCACAAATGCAAGTGACATAGTAACACTCACAGCTGCTGCAACAACTT CATTGAAAGGAGCTGCTACCCTTAAAGCAAGAACAGGATGCAAGAACAGACTAAATGCACCAGTTCTCCCTTTAGAGGATAACAATGACATTGATTTTGACTTTGAGAAGTGTAGATCAGTACTTGCCAATGGAACGGAGCTCCATGTTGAAACACCTGATG GAAATTTCAGGGTGAGATCTGTGTCTATCATTCTTAGCAACAAAGCCAAG GTTATTCTTAAGTTGAGGAAGCTCAATATCCTGAAAGGCAAGAAGGAAA GTATTGTACTGGACTTGCATGCTGAGTTGTACAAAGATTCAGAAGCTGATCGAGAGACTGGTCATACATGTTATCTTATCGTGTTAACAACCAATATGGGGATAATCAAGCTAGATATGGGGGATGATTATCATCGTTACAAGACATGGGCCACAACCATTAATCACATGCTCATGCTCTCTACTTCTTATGCAAACTATGGGCTTCAATTCTATGAACACTGA
- the LOC133674332 gene encoding cation/H(+) antiporter 4-like isoform X2, which translates to MDPLKLSNVIVNSTGEFHESVSCFTLPPKVLNFAFRRIGLPSLISQILAGLIFNPAVLPHSVSNVLFSRASVENLVTVATLGYQLFMFQSGVKMDMEMLRNVEGKVLLLGVSCVLLPLLLGLATLIVMTKQEYLMNFFIATVYSMSSFPVIVSLLHELKLLNSQLGRLGLSTALVSDLVGLLLLIVSSLLRAADHELNETRDGVIGMLVFILTVALILRPVLNLLARKMCDSLKELYVYFIISLFLGSVLLSHINGLAVFYGPFIVGLAVPSGPPLGSSVLEKFEAITGYILAIFVTSCGMRVDFANTKFDEIKLSIAAVALTVITSAKFLVCYVSHSFFWESPTKNGAAFALIMCAKGVVELALYSFLDDAQAIMDDAFIFMVGTVIVFGSVVPILVRRLYNPEKRYEGCLKRNLIESRQNSELQIISCIHAPGDVNAVINFLDASCGGDSPIAVTVLHHIKLVGQSTPLFISHRKGRVIVCDYLHSMNVIRLFNEFEQNSRGSLSVNAVTAVSLLKFMYDDIFSLAVEKLASLIILPFHIRWWKQDGSIQSEDHSLRELNNRVLEKAPCSVGILVDRCSNRRLVYKEDAPAVINVAMIFLGGDDDREALTFAIRMAQDTRVKLCVAHLLPANLNELEAKQDNVALKGVKEKDHITFGEEVVDGAATTVSLIRSMVPEYELIIVGRRDNLDGITPQTSGLRQWCEYPELGLIGDLIISEDNEAHCSLFVVQQAREQVEEQQQQMP; encoded by the exons ATGGATCCCTTAAAACTGTCAAATGTAATCGTCAATTCAACTGGAGAATTTCATGAATCGGTCAGTTGTTTCACCCTACCTCCAAAG GTCTTGAATTTTGCGTTCAGAAGAATAGGACTGCCATCGCTAATCTCACAGATTCTT GCAGGCCTGATTTTCAATCCAGCAGTGCTTCCTCATAGTGTTTCAAATGTTCTATTTTCAAGGGCAAGTGTAGAAAATCTTGTTACAGTAGCAACACTGGGCTACCAGTTGTTTATGTTTCAAAGTGGAGTAAAAATGGATATGGAGATGTTAAGAAATGTAGAAGGAAAGGTCTTACTTCTTGGTGTTTCTTGTGTATTATTACCACTTCTACTCGGTCTAGCAACCTTAATAGTTATGACCAAGCAAGAgtatttaatgaatttcttTATTGCAACAGTGTATTCGATGTCTTCATTTCCTGTGATAGTTAGCCTTCTCCATGAGCTGAAACTTCTAAACTCACAACTCGGCCGGTTAGGACTGTCAACAGCGCTAGTTAGTGACCTTGTTGGCCTTCTGCTTCTTATTGTTTCATCTTTGCTGAGAGCAGCAGACCACGAGCTCAATGAAACCAGAGATGGTGTAATAGGGATGCTTGTTTTCATCCTTACTGTTGCATTGATTCTTAGACCAGTATTGAATCTTCTAGCAAGAAAGATGTGTGATAGCCTGAAGGAATTGTACGTTTACTTCATCATTTCACTGTTCCTGGGTTCTGTGTTGCTTTCACATATTAATGGATTGGCTGTTTTTTATGGGCCCTTTATTGTTGGTCTAGCTGTGCCATCTGGACCGCCACTGGGATCTTCTGTTTTGGAGAAGTTCGAAGCAATTACAGGTTACATCCTTGCAATTTTTGTCACATCATGTGGCATGAGGGTGGATTTTGCAAACACAAAATTTGACGAGATCAAGTTATCAATCGCTGCAGTTGCTCTTACTGTGATTACCTCGGCCAAATTCTTGGTGTGTTATGTTTCACATTCATTCTTTTGGGAATCGCCAACAAAAAATGGTGCTGCCTTTGCCCTCATAATGTGTGCGAAAGGCGTCGTTGAGTTGGCCTTGTACAGTTTCTTGGATGATGCTCAG GCAATAATGGATGATGCTTTCATTTTCATGGTTGGTACAGTCATCGTCTTTGGCAGCGTTGTACCAATTCTTGTGAGAAGGCTATACAATCCTGAAAAGAGATATGAAGGATGCCTGAAAAGGAATCTCATAGAGTCCAGGCAAAATTCAGAGCTGCAAATTATTTCTTGTATCCATGCACCAGGAGATGTGAATGCGGTAATAAATTTTCTTGATGCCTCCTGTGGTGGAGATAGCCCTATTGCGGTTACAGTGCTTCACCACATCAAGCTTGTCGGGCAATCTACTCCACTCTTCATTTCCCACCGAAAGGGGAGGGTAATAGTCTGTGATTATTTACATTCAATGAACGTCATTCGTTTGTTCAACGAATTCGAGCAAAACAGTCGTGGATCGTTATCGGTGAACGCAGTCACAGCAGTCTCTCTGCTGAAATTCATGTATGATGATATTTTCTCACTGGCAGTGGAGAAGCTCGCATCTCTTATAATACTTCCATTTCACATTAGATGGTGGAAACAAGATGGTTCAATTCAATCAGAGGACCACAGCCTAAGGGAATTGAATAACAGGGTCCTTGAAAAGGCACCTTGCTCTGTAGGGATACTAGTTGATAGATGTAGTAACCGGCGGCTAGTCTACAAAGAAGATGCGCCAGCAGTAATCAACGTTGCTATGATCTTCTTGGGAGGTGATGATGATAGAGAAGCCTTAACTTTTGCTATTCGCATGGCACAAGACACCAGGGTTAAATTGTGTGTGGCACATCTCCTTCCAGCAAACTTGAACGAACTGGAAGCAAAACAAGATAATGTGGCTTTGAAGGGAGTGAAGGAAAAGGATCATATTACGTTTGGAGAAGAAGTGGTAGATGGAGCAGCAACAACTGTTTCACTTATTAGATCCATGGTGCCTGAATACGAGCTTATAATTGTGGGTCGAAGAGACAACTTGGATGGCATTACCCCACAGACAAGTGGTCTAAGACAATGGTGTGAGTATCCGGAGCTGGGGCTAATAGGAGACCTCATCATATCGGAAGACAACGAGGCACACTGTTCCTTATTTGTTGTTCAGCAGGCACGAGAACAAGTAGAAGAACAGCAACAACAAATGCCTTAA